One Trichomycterus rosablanca isolate fTriRos1 chromosome 12, fTriRos1.hap1, whole genome shotgun sequence DNA window includes the following coding sequences:
- the trim63b gene encoding tripartite motif-containing protein 54, whose product MDIQRNSSLGSPSSMESLEKQLSCPICLDMFTKPVVILPCQHNLCRGCASDLYDSRNPYRFSGGVFRCPTCRFEVVLDRHGVHGLQRNLLVENIIDIYKQQQEGGGGGTPTAPVKPKVSTGLMCEEHKDEKINIYCMNHQVPTCSMCKVFGQHKDCEVSPLASVYQAQKAELSNAIDVLVAGNGGLQTLLNQMDDTCKAVQDNAQHAKQKLGECFDSLYAALEDRKNVLMELISKEQDEKVAALRRLARRYGDRLQAGTELTDTAVRVLEQSSAAEFLQTSKGLIAQTKEVAKSSLAEERPEPGFERMDHFSVSTDHLEALFSKMDFGAENDHDEED is encoded by the coding sequence ATGGACATCCAGAGGAACAGCTCCTTGGGGTCACCTAGCTCCATGGAGAGTTTGGAAAAGCAACTTAGTTGTCCAATCTGTTTAGATATGTTCACCAAGCCTGTGGTGATCCTTCCGTGCCAGCATAACCTGTGCCGTGGATGCGCCAGCGATCTTTACGACTCACGAAACCCTTACAGATTTTCAGGCGGTGTCTTTAGATGTCCCACATGTCGTTTCGAGGTTGTTCTTGATCGCCATGGTGTACATGGACTTCAAAGGAATCTTTTAGTAGAGAACATTATTGACATCTACAAACAGCAGCAAGAAGGTGGAGGTGGTGGAACCCCAACAGCTCCTGTAAAACCAAAAGTCTCTACTGGACTAATGTGTGAGGAACACAAAGATGAAAAGATCAACATCTACTGCATGAATCATCAGGTTCCTACTTGCTCCATGTGTAAAGTGTTCGGTCAGCACAAGGACTGTGAGGTTTCCCCCCTTGCCAGTGTTTATCAGGCTCAGAAGGCAGAGTTGAGCAACGCCATAGATGTGCTGGTTGCAGGCAATGGGGGACTTCAAACTCTTCTAAACCAAATGGATGACACCTGCAAAGCTGTTCAGGATAATGCCCAGCATGCCAAGCAAAAGCTTGGCGAGTGCTTTGACTCTCTGTATGCTGCACTGGAGGACCGGAAGAATGTCCTTATGGAGCTTATTAGCAAGGAGCAGGATGAGAAGGTGGCTGCCTTGAGAAGGCTAGCCAGGCGTTACGGAGACCGTCTACAGGCAGGCACAGAGCTCACTGATACAGCTGTTCGTGTCCTCGAGCAAAGCAGCGCTGCAGAGTTCCTACAGACCTCCAAGGGTCTTATCGCACAGACAAAGGAGGTCGCCAAGAGTTCCCTGGCTGAGGAAAGACCTGAGCCTGGTTTTGAGAGAATGGACCATTTTTCTGTTTCAACAGACCACCTAGAGGCGTTGTTTTCCAAGATGGACTTTGGAGCAGAAAATGATCACGATGAAGAAGACTGA